TGATTTAACTGGGTAGTTTTTTGACTTTCTGCAGATGGACTAAAAATATTGGTAATTTTTTTGGTATTTTTTAATAAAACATAAAAGGGATACAGAATCGTGGCAATTCCTGTATTTACTGTTTGGGTAAATTGCCTGACTGATATTCCCAAAGACGAATTAACTTTCAGATACTGACGGTTGAAAAAATTAAATAATCTACTTTTGTAGGGGCTGGATGATTCTTGGGTAGAAGACATAATAAGCGTCAGTTAGTTGTGATTGGGCAGGGCAATTTTTACGTCTATGATAAACAATATTTGACTTCTTTTTTATTGATTTATGTACAACCAAAAAAGTCATTAATTGTCTTAATTATTTTGCCTAATGATAACGAGTACGGAGGGATTCGAACCCCCGACACCCAGAACCGGAATCTGGTGCTCTATCCCCTGAGCTACGCACCCACAATATCTATATAAGATACCATTTTTTTGGTTGGTTGACAAAGTTATTTTTGAATGATTCTAATTAATATCTATGGGATCAAGGGGAATTGTGAGAGTATAATTTGTATTAGTGGTAACTAATCAAAGTGAGAATAAATGGAACTAAGTAGGGAAGAAATTGGTTATTATCGTGAGCAATTAGAAGATTGTGAAATTGCTTTGAGGGCATTGGATATTATTGAGGATTGCGAGGGAGATTTGGAAGATTCGGCGACGAGTATGGCTTTATCTATTGGGCAAAGTCCTGATAGAATAGATTGGTTTGAGGGAATGGTGAAAAGGTGTCGAGTGGCGTTGTGTGGGCAAAGTTTGAGGCAGGATTTACAAGACAATTATATTGAACCTGCCGTACAATATTTATTAGAGCGTGAAATTTGCCCTCCTTTGTTGGTCACCCCTGTAATTATTTATGCGGTAAAGCAGGGAATTGATAGTTTCTGTGAGCCTCTTAGTTATAAGTTGGGGATGGATAGGGAAGGGTGATGGTTTAGGTTGTATTTTTATTAGATTAAAGATTTAAGTTTATCAATGAGTAGAACAAAATCGGTAGTAAACAAGGCGAGTAAGAAGAATGTTTTTAGTTTACAAATTGCTCCTGCAAGGATATTAAAGGGAGAGGATTGTTTGAGGAATGCGGGGGCGCAAATTGCTTCGTTGGGTAAGCGCCCCATGGTGGTGGGTGGAGATAATACTTTAAGGGTTATTGATGATTATTTGACTCCTATTTTTAAGGAGTATGGTTTGGATGCGATGAGTGCTAGTTATGCCCCTGACTGTTGCGAGTCTTCTCTGGCAAGGTTGCAAAAGGGGCTTGAATCCCATGATGCTGATTTTGTTATTGGCGTTGGGGGTGGTAAGGCTCTTGATATGGCGAAGTTGGTAGCTTTTAAGGGGGGTTTACCTGTGGTAACTATTCCTACTTCGGGGGCAACCTGTGCGGCTTGGAGTGCGTTGAGTAATATTTATTCTGAGGAGGGGGCTTTTTTGTATGATGTCAGTCTCAAAAGTTGTCCTGATTTGTTGATTTTGGATTATGGTTTGATCGCTTCTGCACCCCCTCACACGCTCATAGCAGGGATTGGGGATGCGATCGCCAAGTGGTACGAGGCATCTATTAGCAGTGGCAATTCGAGCGCCACATTGACCATTGCGGCGGTACAACAGGCACGGGTATTAAGGGATATTTTATTTCAAAAGGCAGAAAGTGCGATCGCCCATCCCCTAGGTGAAGATTGGCAAGAGGTGGTGGATGCAACGGTATTACTCGCAGGGGTAAGCGGAGGTTTAGGAGGTGCGAACTGTCGTACTGTGGCGGCCCATGCGGTGCATAATGCCCTTACCCATCTAGCCCAAAGCCATCATAACCTGCATGGGGCAAAGGTTTCCTATGGCATTTTGGTACAGTTGCGACTAGAAGAAATGCTCGAAAACAATCAATTAGCTGCCACCTCCAGACAGCAATTGATTAAGTTTTATCATGCCATCGGCTTACCCTGTAGTCTTGAGGATTTGGGGTTAGGTAAGCTCACCCTTGAGGGGTTGCGCCATTGTGCCGAAATCGCCTGTCAACCCCAGTCAGACATCCATCGTTTACCTTTTAAAGTCAAACCAGAGCCTTTGGTGGCGGCCATGGTTTCTACTACCCTATCTTAGGTAAGAGGGAACGGGGAACGGGGAACAGGGAACAGGTAAGAAGCAATAATTGTTAATCGTCCATTGTTCTCTCTATAATACCCTGATAATACTAGGGATTTTCTTGATAGCTTCCAAATCTTCAATGGCTTGAATGGCACTGCGGAAGTTACCCTCCCTTACATGGTGGGTGACTACCACGATTTCTGCCAAATCATCCTGAAAACCAATTTGCACCACAGAGGCTAAACTAACCCCAAAGTCACCAAAAATGGTACCTAAATGACCGATTACTCCCGGTACATCCGCACAGAGAAAACGGGCATAAAAACAGGTAGAAACATCGTCAATGGGGGCAATGGGAGCTGGTTTTTCGGGGGAAGAACTTAGAAGAGGATCAAGGGCATGGGCGCCATGGTTACTTTGTAGTACGCCCACTATATTAAGTATATCCGCCACAACGGCGCTGGCAGTGGGGCCAGAACCTGCCCCTGGCCCATAAAACATAACCTGACCAAGGGGCTGCCCTTCTACTAAAATGGCGTTAAATACCCCGTTCACGTTGGCGAGGGGATGGGATTTTTCCACTAAGGTGGGGTGTACCCTTAATTCCAAGTTTTCTTGATCCTGTGCTGGTTTTTGGGCGATCGCCAAGAGTTTGATCACATAACCAAGTTTGTCGGCATAATCAATATCACTGCTAGTAATAGAAGTAATACCCTCACTATAAACATCTTCCCGTTTCACCTGACGATCAAAAGCCAAAGAGGCAAGAATAGAAATTTTATCCGCCGCATCATAACCTTCCACATCGGCGGTGGGATCAGCTTCTGCATAACCAAGGGCTTGGGCTTCTTGGAGTACCTCGGCAAAATCTGAACCCTTTTCGGTCATTTCAGTGAGGATATAGTTGGTGGTACCGTTAACAATGCCGATGATAGTTTCGATGCGATTGGCACCGAGGGATTGTTTGAGGGGTTCTACGATGGGAATACCACCACCTACCGCCGCTTCTAATAGTACATATACCTTGGCTTTTTTGGCGGCTTCAAAAATTTCTTGACCATAACGGGCAATGACGGCTTTGTTGGCAGTTACTACGTGCTTTCCAGAGGCGATCGCCTTTAAAATAAGGGTTCTGGCGGGTTCTAGTCCACCAATCAACTCCACGACAATATCAATATCAGGATCGCTAACAATAGAGTCTAAATCTGTGGTGAGAACTTCAGCGGCTATGTCAATAGTTCGTTGTTTATTTAAAGATTTCACCCCTATTTTTGCAATGGTAATGTCATTTAGCAGGGGATGTCTTCCTTGGGGATTGTATATAATTTCTGCGGTGCCTGAGCCGACAGTGCCTAGTCCTAATAAACCTATTTTAAACGCCACAATATCTATCCTTCACAATGTAATCTGTTGACTTCGCGCCTAACCCGAATCACTTATGGATTAAATGCCCTATCTTGATGGTCAAAACAGGTATTTAACCTAAGTTTTAGGAGAGTCACTTCCTTGAGTATTTTATGCATATTATAGCAATAGAGGCAATAATTCCCCGAAAATTAATTATGGATTCGGGGAAAATTATTAATTGTTGGAACTAACGTGGCTAGGGGGAATTCCCTTGAGGGAAATTAAAGACTTCATTACATCTTTGACCACGGGAGCGGCAACAGTAGACCCAAAAAGACTATCTCCTTGGGGTTCGTCAATGACTGCCAAAACTACATAACGAGGATCATCGGTGGGAAAAATGCTCACAAAACTGGTAATTCTGGCGGTGGCGGAATATCTTCCCCGACCATCATGTTTTTGGGCGGTACCCGTTTTGCCACCAATGTTATAGCCATCTATGTGGGCGGCTGCCCCTGTACCATTTTTGACCACCGACTCCATCATTTTTACCACCGCATCAGCGGAACTTTCTTGGAAGACTTGGGTTTCTTCTATGTCTGGATAAACTTTAATTTCTCCTTGGGCATCTACTAATCCTTCTACCACGTGGGGAGTAATTAATTTACCACCATTGGCGATCGCCCCATGGAGTTGAGCTAATTTCATCGGTGTTAAAGATAAACCCTGACCGAAAGAAGACACTGCCATTTCAATATCACGAGCGGTAAAAACTTCCTTAGATTTGAGAAAACCAACCCCCTCAAAAGGTAAATCTAAGCCCATGCGCTCATTAATGCCCAATGCTTCCAGTCGTTCATAGTAGCGAGATCTGGTCATGCGACGCATAATATCAATCATCGCTGTGTTACTAGATACATCCATGGCCCGAGTAAGGCTAACTGTACCCAATCCCGTACGGGAAGCATTGGCAATGGGCCAGCCGTCAATGGTTACTTGGGCTGGATCCGATACATAGGAGGTTGGGGTAACCACTCCCTCATCAAGGGCGATCGCCACATTAATCGGTTTAAAAGTCGAACCGGGTTCGTAAGTATCTGTCACCGACCAATTTTTAAACAAAGCAAAATCATATAAAAAATAACGATTGGGGTTGTAGGTAGGCTCACAAGCTAGGGCTAAAATACCCCCCGTTTGAGCATCCAAAACAATTACCGCGCCTTTTTTTGCCTTAAATTGATCCATTTGTACCCGGAGGCGATCGCGCACAGCCCTTTGCAAACGAGAATCCACCGTCAATTTAAGACTCAAATCATCCAACCTTGCCACCCCTTCAGGCAAAGTAACAGGAAGAATTTGCCCCCGAGCATTTTTCTTCACCTGAACCATCGCCCTAATTTCTGGGCTAGATAAATCCCGTTCCAACAAATCACTATTACTATACTCTAACCCTGCTTGTCCCTGATGATCACCATCCACATAGCCCAGCACATCCGCCAATAAATGATCCTGCGGATAAAAACGAGCATAACGTTTTTCCAAATCCACCCCCCCAAGACTCCAAGAGCGAACCTTTTCCGCCTGATTTTCTGTCAGAGCACGGGAAATTAAAACCCCTGTATTTCTCGTATTCAGCAACTGAATAAAATCATTAACATTTTTGTCAGGAAAAACATCCACCAACCTAGCCGCCATCTCCTCAATGCTCTCGGTCAACATAATCGGATGAATGTACAACTCATAAATTAGCTGATCCGTCGCCACGACATTATTATTGGCATCAATAATAGAACGTCTTGGCACATAAGGTCTTAAATTAAACTGTTGTTGCAATACAGCCTTTTGCCGATATTCCTCTCCCTTGAGTATCTGTAAATCATATAACCTGAAGCCAAGGGCAACCATACCACCAACCAAAACCAACCAAACCAAAAAAATTCTGACCAATCCCTGCCAGGACTTACCAGCAACACGTCCCCCCCCATTTCTTCTACCACCAACCAAAGAAGATTTTTTTCTTCTCAGGGAGGGAGAATTGAGAGCATTGGAAAAACTAGGCTTCAAAAAATTCATTACACCATAAAAAAACAACTAATAGGCAATGGGAAAAATAGGCTGAATCCTTTTAGGGGAAGAAATATCCGTCTCCTCTGGTTTGACCATTTCCACATCAGTTTTGGGCAAAAAAACAGGAGAATGACTTAAATCGGGACTCACTAACCCTGAATCACTTCGCCCAGATTCCTCCGCCAATTGATTCTTTAAAACTTCATTACTAAAAGTAAATTGTCTTTCCCTTTGTTGTAATTCTTGCAAATCCCTATATTTTTGTGTCCATTCACTAGGCGCCGATACCGTCAAGCCATAAACAGCCAAACAAGCCATCACCGTCATAATCGATAAACCTGTAGATGTGGTACCAATAAAATTAAAACATTTTAACCAAAAAGGAACCTTTACTTTTGGCGAACGGGAAACAACCTGATTCTCATGGCTAGTTTGATTATTTTTAACTCTTTTTGGAGTAACACTAGCACGGGGATAAGAAATAACAGAATCTGAGCGCAAATAGCTTTTCCGTTTAAGATTGGTCAATTGTTCGTCTTGGGAGACTCTATCGGGAGCTAACATACATCTATGCTCGACTTATTAGAATTTAACTAACTAATACTAGCAAATATATCAAAAATTGCCCGTTTTTATTCTGTTTTTTTTAATAGTTCTTAAAATTTGAAAATTTTATTATCAATTACCCATTCTCAATTATTAATTATTTTGTAGGGTGGGCATTGCCCACCATGATTTTCTCAATAAAAATGAAATAAAAGATTACTGCTGAGGGGTGTTTTCTCTGATGAATTGAATGGATTCCTGAGAAGGCCAGAGCATGATTCTTTCCAATAACTCATCGTCTCCTTGTTCAAGGGCAGAAATCATACCTTCTAAAACCACCACTTCAATTTGTACCGAATCCGCCATATCAGGCTGAGATTGTTTGAATCCTTCAACCAATTCCCTTACCTGAGATTCCTCAAAAAAGAAAGGGATAAATTCTTGATTTCCTTGTCTAACGGTTAGATAACCTTGATCATCTCCTGCTGTCGCTACAAATAAAGGAACACCACTACGATATTCTGAGTTTAATCTTCTTGCTTGTTCAACATCTGCCTGACGAGGTACATAAGCAAATCTAATGCCATCGGGTTGATTGGCGTTAGCTTCTGCCATTTCATATACTTCCCCGAGGGAAACAGGAATCACCTGAACTTGTCCCCCCAATTCAGGGTTGCTTTGTCTTAGTTGTTGTACGAAGTTGTTGGCATCAGCTTTACTAATAAAAACCCCTGCTACTCTTTGATTTTGGTTTTCTCCATTGGTTGCCACGAGGGGGGCGCCTTGCTCATCCGCTACGGTAAAAACGGGGATGGATTGTAATTTTTCGACAATTACCTCTTGAGGTAATGCCAATAATTTACCCATGGGGGCCAACCAACAACTAACAACGGTAGCACCAACAATACTTGCATTACGAATAGTATTTACTAAAGATTTCTTCTTTAACATAATCTCTCTCAATAAAAAATTAACTGTGCTTTTTGACGAATACTTGAGTGTATAGTTTCATCAAACCTAAAACTGGTTCATCTCATTCTATCTATATCAATAGAAAACAACAATTACACTTTAACAGCCATTGCTTCCAATGTTAATTTTCCTTTGATGCTTAAAGATTCCGCCCAAAATCCGTTAAATTAGAAGAAAGAGCATAACAAAACTTAAAACTATGACATCATCTTCCATCGCTGTTAGAGAATTACCGTTGTTTCCTCTTCCCGAAGTGGTATTATTTCCAGGGCGCCCGTTACCTTTACATATTTTTGAATTTCGTTATCGCATGATGATGAATACAATTTTAGAGTACGATCGCCGCTTTGGGGTGTTGATGATCGATCCGACTAATGGGGAAATCGCTCAAATTGGTTGCTGTGCAGAAATTATCCATTTTGAACGTTTGCCAGATGATCGTATGAAGATCTTAACTTTGGGGCAACAGAGATTTAGGGTACTAGAATATGTTAGGGAAAAGCCTTATCGTGTGGGGCTGGTGGAGTGGATAGAGGATGAGCCAACCCCCGATAATCTGCAGGGAAAAGCGGACGAGGTAAAAACCCTGTTAACAGATGTGGTTAATCTTTCGGCTAAGTTGACGGATCAAAAAATTGAACTCCCCGAGAATCTGCCCACTACTCCTACGGAGTTGTCTTATTGGGTAGCAAGTAATTTGTATGGGGTGGCAGTGGAACAACAGGCTCTCTTAGAAATGCAAGATACTGCGGAACGTTTGCAAAGGGAAGCAGATATTTTGACCACCACTCGGGGAAATTTAGCGGCTCGAACTGCCTTAAAAGATGCTTTTAATTAATGAAACTATATCTTGAGAAAATAATATTAACAATTTGCTTTTATAGATAATTTTGACTTTGACAGGATAAAAAACTATCTTAAACAGTCAAGAATTGATTTTCTTGTTTTTTGTTTGATAGTTCTGAAAAACCTGCAAAGTCAAAGGTAAAAAGTATTATGCTTCGTTTTTTCCTGTTTGGATATATAAAATTAAGAGAAAAACGGTAGGCACAAGCACAAACAGTAAGGTGGCAACAAAACCTAGATCGTTAACTTGCATTTTTTTATTTTTCAGATATTAAACTAACGGTAACTAGAATATCATAATTTAGCTTCTTCCACTCAATCAACCATTGCCATATATGGGTTTTGAATGTTAAGAAATATTACGATTGTTGTAAAGAGGCGATCGCCCTTTGATACTGTAAATCAACCTCGGTGCCAATTTCAAAATAGTTAATAGGTTCTTGGGATACCACCAAATCGGGAGTAATGCCCAACTTATTAATATCCTTATGTTTGGGGGTTTCATACTTCGCCACTGTCACCGCCAATCCTGCCCCATCGGGAAGCTCGAATAAGGATTGAATTAAGCCCTTACCGTAGGTTTTTTCCCCCACCAAAATCGCCCGATGGTTGTCCTGTAGCGCCCCTGCCAAAATTTCACTGGCGCTGGCGGTACCTTGGTTTACCAATACCACCAAAGGGGTGGTGGTAATAGGCTCTCCCACCGCATCATAACTGCCCATGGTACCCTGTCTGTTGACCGTATAAACAATGGTACTAGGTTTGAGCCATAGACGGGCAATTTCGACTCCTGCCTGTAATAAACCCCCTGGGTTGTTGCGTAAATCCAAAATATAACCCTTGACGTTTTTTTCTTCAAAATGGGCGATGGCATGGGCTAAATCCTTGGTGGCACTGCCACTAAATTGATTTAACCTTAGATAACCCACAGGAAAATCGGGGTTGGAATCATCTAAACGACTAATAACAGAACTCAACGAAAGGCGATCGCGCTTTAAATGATATACATTAATAGTATCCTTACCCTGGGGGCGAATCTCCAAAACAACCTCCGTACCCACCTTACCCCGAATACGACTCGCCGCCTCATCCAAAGAAAGACTATCCGCCTTCACCCCATCAATGGTTATCACCTCATCTCGAGGATGAATCCCTGCATCCTCCGCAGGGGAATTAGGCAAAGGAGAAACCACCTCAAGATGCTTAGTTTCAGGGTTCACACTAATTTGTAAACCCACCCCCGAAAGTTCTCCTGATGTCGTAATCTGTAAATCATGGTAGCGCTCGGGGGGCAACAAACGAGTATAAGGATCATCCAAAGTTGCCAACATTTCCCGAATCACCCCATAGGTTTCCTCACGATTTCCTAGGGGTTTTCTTAAAATTTTTTGCCGTAAATTCCACCAATTTTGACCATTAAAAGAACTATCCACATAGGCTTCATTTACCAACCGCCAACATTGAAGAACTAATTTTTCCTCCTCACTAAAAGCATAGGCATTCGGCACTCCCAAAATTCCCGAAAAGAATATATAAAAAATAACGAGGCAACAAAGAAAAAATTTTTTCATAATAAAAATAAACAGGCACAAACAACCGAAAACTTGATCACTAAACCTAATTAATATTGCTCCCTAACACCCCATCACCCATAGATAATTTATTTATCCACCGTCAGAATTTCTACCCCTTCCTTAGTTACCGCAATGGTATGCTCAAATTGAGCCGATAATTTACGATCCTTTGTTACCGCTGTCCAATTATCATCAAGAATATCAGCCTCCCATGTACCCTCATTAATCATGGGCTCAATGGTAAACACCATGCCCGGACGAATTTTTTTACCCGTGCCTTTTTTGCCATAATGGGGAACTTGAGGCGCTGTGTGAAATACTCTGCCAATGCCATGTCCAACAAAATTACGCACCACAGAAAAACCACAACTTTCTGCATATTCCTGAATAGCTGCCCCAATGTCGCCGATTCTGCCGTTGGGTTTAACAGCATTGATGCCACGGTATAAACATTCTTCGGTTACTTCTACCAGTTTCTTGGTTTTGGGGGAAGGGTTGCCCACAAAAAAGGTTTTGGAGGTGTCACCATGATAACCGTCCACAATGGGGGTTACATCAATATTAATAATATCACCGTCTTTGAGGATTTGATTTTTACTGGGGATACCATGACAAATTACCTCATTGATACTGGTACAGATGGAAGCAGGGAAAGGCGGGTTTCCATAGCCCAAAGGGGCGCTGATGGCACCTTTTTCCTTTGTCCATCTTTCGGCTTCTTGATTGATTTCATAGGTACTAACTCCCGGTTTAACCATTTTTCCTAAATGGTCTAACAATTGGGCGGCGAGTTTTCCTGCTTGACGCATTTTGTCAATTTCTCGGGAGGATAAGAGTACGATATTTTCATTACCCATTTAATCTATTTTTCCTAATTGTAAATAAAAATTAACTATATTCTTATTTTAACTTGAGTTCGGGATAACATTTAAGGGGGGAATAGGCAATAGGCAATGGGCAATGGTTTCTATGCTTTAATTAATCACGCTCTATTCAGAGGACGTAGTGCGGACGTAGCGTGCTACGTCCCTACGTCCCCTACCATACTGACAACTCTTATCCTGAACTAAGGTTAATTATTGTTTTGGGTTTGTTGCCAAATTTTGATGGTGCCATCTACCCCCCCAGCCACTAAAATTTCTCCATCTTCACTGAGAGCGAGGGAAAAGATACGATTATCGTCGCTAATTTTTAAATGTCCTAATTCGTTACCTGTGGCACAGTACCAGATTTTTAAAAACCCATCTACCCCCGCAGTATATAGTAGTTGGTCATCGGGACTAAATATTAGATCCATGATTTGTCCATGATGTCCTTGGATTTGTAGGGTGGGTGATACTTCTTGGAAAAGGGTAAAGATGGATGGGGGTAAATACCAAATCATAATTTTTCCGTTGGCACAACCTGCGGCAACATATTCCCCTGATTTACTGATGGTGATGGATTCGAGGGAGATTAAGTTACCTACCAAGATGGCTAATTTTTTGTTGCCACTGATTTCCCATACTGAGATACTGCCATCTCCTCCTCCACTGACGACAATCCCTATTTTATCGTTAAGGGCGATCGCATTTATAGCGCCATTATCATCATAACAACTATCAATTAAATCCCCTTGAAGGAGATCCCATTTTTTCAAAGTTTGATCGTAACTACCGCTAATTAAATAATTATTTTCTGGAGCAATTTCTAGACCATGAATGGAACCTGTATGCTCGGTTAAAGTATGTTCTAATCTAAATTCTAATTCTTTTTTTCCTTTTTTTCCAATGACCAAATCTTAACATCTTGGTCTAAACTTCCTGTGGCAATACCATGGTCAAAATAATTAGTTGCATGGGTGCTAACGGTTAGTAAACCCTGTTCTGAAGCCTGAATGCTATCAATTTCTAAACCATCTCCCAATGACCATAATTTTAGATATTGATCCCAAGAAACACTGACCAAATATTTTTTATCATGGGTCAAACTTAAGTCTGTAACTGATTGATTATGGGCTTCGATAATGTGAATACATTTCCAACCAATTCTAGGGGGCGAATTAAGGTTATATTCTGGCAATTTTTGATGGATAATTTCGGGATCTGCTAGTTGAATAGAATCACCACTATTTGAACCACTACCATAATTGAGGGAATCTATATAGGGTAATTTTTGCTCAATGATACTGATTCTTTTTTGTATATCGTTATTATTTACATAATCAATCATGCTGGTGACGGATTGATTAATCATTTCTATATCTTTTTGAAGGGAAGCAATGATTTCATTATCAGATACTTTTATTTTTGAGGTAGATAAAGAAGATTTGTTAAAATATTTACTGTTATTTAAAGCATTAAATCTTTCATTAATTTCTGCTATTTGTTCAGTAAACTTTTTTAGTTGAATATTAAGAGCTGCCGCAATTCTTTTCTTATTTCTATACTCTAATGATTTACGATTAATCAGGTTAAGAATTAGCACAATCGCCATAACAAATATAATGGGAAAATTTTCCTGTCCATCCCCGTAGGTGATGAGTAAAATTAAGAAGATTATGACCGTAATATATTCCCCAATCTCCCACCAAGTAAAATTTTTGAAAATCATTGCCTTTCTCCTAAAGTCCTAACAACATACGGGCGATAGTAAAATAGATTAACACACCTAAAACATCTACTGCTGTGGTGATAAATGGGGCAGACATCAACGCAGGATCTAATCCTAGAGAGCGAAATAGAAATGGTAATGCTGAACCCGCTACCGAAGCTAAAAGGGCGATCGCCACTAAACTAAATCCTACCGTAATACACACAATGGGATTTTGATTTGTTTGTGGTAAAAAATAAGCCCAAACCGTAGCCAATAAACCCAATATTAAACCTAATAATAAACCTGCTATGGCTTCCCTAAAAATAATTTTTCCAGGACCATAATCACTCACTTTATCAGTGCTTAATCCCCTGATTACCACCGTTGAAGATTGAGTACCAATATTTCCCCCCGTGCCAATCAAAAGAGGAATAAAAGCCGCTAAAACCGTTACCTGTGCCAGTATATCCTCCTGCGCCCCAATAATACTCCCCGTCACAGTATTAGTTAATAACAATACCAACAACCATACAACCCTTCTTCGGGCTACTACAAACAAATTTGTTTTAAAATAACTACTATCTCCATCTGACTGTACCGCACCGAGGGCATAAATATCCTCCGTCGCTTCCCTTTCGATAATATCAATGACATCGTCCACCGTCACGATACCCACTAACCGTAACTCCTTATCCACCACAGGCACAGCCAAAAAGTCGTAACGTTGAATCAACCTCGCTACCTCTTCTTGATCCATGTCCGTGTTAACATAAACTATATCTTTTGTTAAAACCTTATCAAGGGTATCATCAGGAGAACTAACCACCAAGTCTCGTAAAGAAACAATGCCCAAAAGATGACGAGAAGCATCGGTAACATACATATAATATATTAACTCCGAAGCCCTAGCTTCCGTGCGAATTTTCTCGAGGGTTTGTCCCACTGTAAAATCTTGTTTGAGGGCGATATATTCAGGAGTCATTATCCGCCCTGCCGTATCTTCCCCATACCCTAACAGTAAATTAGTTGCCTGTCTTTCCTCTGGGCTGAGTTGCTCTAAAATACGACTAACCACCGCCGCAGGTAATTCATCAAAAAGTTTTGCCCTATCATCAGGGGACATTTTATCAACAATGTCCAACACTTCCTGACGTTTAAATTCTTGAATCAAAGATTG
The sequence above is a segment of the Cyanobacterium stanieri PCC 7202 genome. Coding sequences within it:
- a CDS encoding methionine aminopeptidase, type I (PFAM: Metallopeptidase family M24~TIGRFAM: methionine aminopeptidase, type I~COGs: COG0024 Methionine aminopeptidase~InterPro IPR002467:IPR000994:IPR001714~KEGG: mar:MAE_18260 methionine aminopeptidase~PFAM: peptidase M24~SPTR: Methionine aminopeptidase, type I;~TIGRFAM: methionine aminopeptidase, type I), which produces MGNENIVLLSSREIDKMRQAGKLAAQLLDHLGKMVKPGVSTYEINQEAERWTKEKGAISAPLGYGNPPFPASICTSINEVICHGIPSKNQILKDGDIINIDVTPIVDGYHGDTSKTFFVGNPSPKTKKLVEVTEECLYRGINAVKPNGRIGDIGAAIQEYAESCGFSVVRNFVGHGIGRVFHTAPQVPHYGKKGTGKKIRPGMVFTIEPMINEGTWEADILDDNWTAVTKDRKLSAQFEHTIAVTKEGVEILTVDK
- a CDS encoding magnesium transporter (PFAM: MgtE intracellular N domain; Divalent cation transporter; CBS domain~TIGRFAM: Mg2+ transporter (mgtE)~COGs: COG2239 Mg/Co/Ni transporter MgtE (contains CBS domain)~InterPro IPR000644:IPR006668:IPR006667:IPR006669~KEGG: cyh:Cyan8802_1669 magnesium transporter~PFAM: MgtE integral membrane region; MgtE intracellular region; CBS domain containing protein~SPTR: Magnesium transporter;~TIGRFAM: magnesium transporter); this translates as MSDNITINKQDSRHELRELLNSQLRLMLEQNNLEGAKSLLLPVQPVDIAEAIGDLPETQKLIAFRLLNKTEAIDVYEHLDYNTQQSLIQEFKRQEVLDIVDKMSPDDRAKLFDELPAAVVSRILEQLSPEERQATNLLLGYGEDTAGRIMTPEYIALKQDFTVGQTLEKIRTEARASELIYYMYVTDASRHLLGIVSLRDLVVSSPDDTLDKVLTKDIVYVNTDMDQEEVARLIQRYDFLAVPVVDKELRLVGIVTVDDVIDIIEREATEDIYALGAVQSDGDSSYFKTNLFVVARRRVVWLLVLLLTNTVTGSIIGAQEDILAQVTVLAAFIPLLIGTGGNIGTQSSTVVIRGLSTDKVSDYGPGKIIFREAIAGLLLGLILGLLATVWAYFLPQTNQNPIVCITVGFSLVAIALLASVAGSALPFLFRSLGLDPALMSAPFITTAVDVLGVLIYFTIARMLLGL